One window of Puntigrus tetrazona isolate hp1 chromosome 14, ASM1883169v1, whole genome shotgun sequence genomic DNA carries:
- the si:dkey-109l4.3 gene encoding uncharacterized protein si:dkey-109l4.3, whose product MEHNGLLSSNACQTHLKLVNGFTEASTICLPSKRKRNDVNTVNGHEEDDPKGFPSKESLRKRGFVLIDGQRGVFHSESWEPNGSTLYLPVNGTLLANIEKYDQISFEQGCFCIGNPAGGFQQKVQGQAIHFWRYSERERKLFISLSYLFTNLQVFQEVVSTLDCL is encoded by the exons ATGGAGCACAATGGACTGCTGTCCAGTAACGCTTGCCAGACACATCTGAAATTGGTTAATGGGTTCACTGAGGCGTCGACCATTTGTTTACCCAGTAAACGTAAACGAAATGATGTGAATACTGTAAATGGCCACGAAGAGGATGATCCGAAGGGGTTTCCCTCCAAAGAGAGCTTGAGGAAAC GTGGTTTTGTCTTGATTGACGGCCAGAGAGGTGTGTTCCATTCTGAGAGCTGGGAGCCTAATGGCAGCACTTTATACCTGCCTGTAAATGGCACTTTGTTAGCCAACATTGAAAAATACGATCAGATCAGCTTTGAGCAGGGCTGCTTCTGCATCGGCAATCCAGCAGGTGGATTTCAACAGAAAGTCCAAG GTCAGGCGATCCATTTCTGGCGATATAGTGAACGTGAGCgaaagcttttcatttcactttcTTACTTGTTCACAAACTTACAA GTGTTCCAGGAAGTTGTCAGCACTCTTGATTGTCTCTGA
- the LOC122357635 gene encoding LOW QUALITY PROTEIN: uncharacterized protein LOC122357635 (The sequence of the model RefSeq protein was modified relative to this genomic sequence to represent the inferred CDS: inserted 2 bases in 1 codon; substituted 2 bases at 2 genomic stop codons) — translation MYCKLRQVLRCLLALVREECGESKRSGGLMVVVRALSESPAILTVSAAGAWCKKMSKSALKEALYGLSLKVPPCECIHQQELNRFTDNFGSLSFTYCFHAEKTNQSVEAELSKIQQFLHRLSLVHAQVKIISEIRTDSATHKQMFSGGVKASKLSLMAHSINMDTAAYGQSPFSVRCLPSCPQMHPVFGNTLSCVLPTDVVEAGLCGEVSMATMATLAPCMDLYSNWPIRLSCIRMLVYSPCGLPLMQQTQMSFLQSLATSLSWADLGLSRVCCMEAQNIQGSLRSDVEFSVETDCSQETRCSSGAEKDIESEWSRAVEQTLTVFIFTQYTDPFRSQISDFISSEEVFERHLDAVLWYNGDNVRATLQTTMKSTLKVFQQKHAARQRLDSAIPIVLSSMNSIIASSSSGEFRRTCFDSMKVXCMTIIYTGSQNTLFYVSFHFLFLRTALANLGKLHKMFXVKSTGELHASLKQSLQSIVDGRFTPRRRCNKEKVADAVSAQQSSLDGREEEFENLPELSSKRVHSEPQYSSFISKKRQCSETTSENSDAFMNNVFEAANIQRTSLSPIQLPQSQQTRMIADKPSVPSLTKLKNEQDVYLNLFLILLLSIGSFSNSRLDLEIILIMQHVXYLIGWKSGGGVHKLWFSFPDFRVTSLTWTQVQYCSTSGGDKEGSPAGPVEPTDKNQTTQSSAKTAGNKNRSLTKAESIQVKVRAVLKKREYGSKYTQNNFITAVRAMNEFCLKPSDLEQLRKIRRRSPHDDTEAFTVFLRSDVEAKALDVWGSQEALARERNLRKEVEREYQENIFRNQQLLKEYKDFWGNTKPRSRKRATFLQGPGKVVMVAICINGLNFFFKLLAWVYTGSASMFSEAIHSLADTCNQALLALGISQSVRNPDAIHPYGFSNMRYIASLISGVGIFMMGAGLSWYHGIMGLLHPQPIESLLWAYCILAGSLVSEGATLLVAINEIKKSAHKQGLSFYEYVMQSRDPSTNVVLLEDAAAVLGVVLAAGCMGLTSLTGNPYYDSLGSLGVGTLLGTVSAFLIYTNTEALLGRSIQAEHVQKLTEFLESDPAVRAIHDVKATDMGLSKVRFKAEVDFDGRVVTRSYLEKQDIEQILNDIQQVKTPEELENFMLKHGENIIDTLGAEVDRLEKELKKRNPEVRHVDLEIL, via the exons atgtactgtaaattacGACAG gttttGAGGTGTTTGTTGGCTCTGGTTCGTGAGGAGTGCGGTGAGAGTAAACGTTCAGGAGGTCTGATGGTTGTCGTGAGAGCGCTGTCCGAATCTCCCGCCATTTTAACCG TATCTGCTGCTGGTGCTTGGTGCAAGAAAATGTCTAAGTCTGCTTTAAAAG aggcTTTATACGGTCTTTCTTTAAAGGTCCCACCTTGCGAGTGTATTCATCAGCAAGAGCTTAATAGGTTTACTGACAATTTTGGGTCTTTGTCTTTCACCTATTGTTTCCAT gCTGAAAAGACTAATCAGTCCGTGGAGGCTGAACTGTCAAAGATCCAACAATTTCTGCACAGACTCAGTCTGGTTCATGCACAG GTGAAAATCATATCTGAGATCAGGACAGATTCAGCGACACACAAGCAGATGTTCAG TGGAGGAGTGAAAGCAAGTAAATTGTCATTGATGGCTCACAGCATCAATATGGACACTGCCGCATACGGACA gagTCCATTCTCTGTACGGTGTCTGCCGTCCTGTCCACAGATGCACCCAGTGTTTGGAAACACACTGAGCTGTGTGCTTCCCACTGACGTGGTAGAGGCTGGACTGTGTGGGGAAGTGAGCATGGCTACCATGGCAACACTTGCTCCTTGTATGGATCTGTATTCCAATTGGCCCATTCGTCTCTCATGCATACGG ATGTTAGTGTACAGTCCATGCGGCTTGCCTTTAATGCAGCAAACGCAGATGAGTTTCCTCCAGAGTCTGGCTACTTCACTTTCCTGGGCAGATCTGGGCCTTTCTAGAGTCTGTTGTATGGAAGCACAAAACATACAGG GATCTCTGCGTTCTGATGTAGAATTCTCTGTCGAGACCGACTGCAGCCAGGAAACAAGATGTAGTAGCGGTGCAGAGAAGGACATTGAGTCAGAATGGAGCCGCGCTGTAGAACAGACTCTGACTGTCTTCATTTTCACTCAGTACACTGACCCCTTCCGCTCCCAGATCTCAGACTTCATAA GCAGCGAAGAGGTTTTCGAGAGACACTTGGATGCAGTTTTGTGGTACAACGGGGATAATGTGAGGGCGACGCTGCAAACTACCATGAAAAGCACACTGAAAGTATTTCAGCAAAAGCATGCT GCCAGGCAGAGGTTGGATTCTGCCATACCCATTGTGTTGAGCTCAATGAACAGCATAAttgccagcagcagcagcggagAGTTTCGAAGAACGTGTTTTGATAGCATGAAGGTATAATGTATGACTATAATTTATACTGGTTCCCAAAACACCCTATTTTATGTGTCATTTCACTTCTTATTCTTAAGAACAGCGCTTGCTAACTTGGGAAAgttgcataaaatgttttaggTCAAGAGCACCGGCGAGTTACATGCCTCACTAAAGCAGTCTCTTCAAAGCATCGTGGATGGGCGCTTTACTCCAAGGCGCAGGTGTAATAAGGAAAAG GTGGCGGACGCTGTTAGCGCTCAACAGAGTAGTCTTGATGGCCGGGAGGAag agtttgaAAATCTACCAGAACTGTCTTCTAAGAGGGTTCACTCTGAACCTCAATACTCAAGCTTTATTTCTAAGAAGAGACAATGTTCAGAGACAACCTCTGAGAATTCAGACGCCTTCATGAATAATGTCTTTGAGGCAGCAAACATTCAGAGAACTTCCCTGTCACCGATACAGCTTCCTCAAAGTCAGCAAACCAGGATGATCGCAGACAAACCCTCAGTGCCGAGTCTGACTAAACTGAAAAATGAACAG GACgtttatttaaatctgtttcttattttgttattgAGCATTGgtagttttagtaattctagACTAGATCTGGAAATCATTCTCATTATGCAACATGT ATACTTAATAGGTTGGAAAAGCGGAGGAGGGGTGCACAAGCTCTGGTTTAGTTTTCCAGATTTCAGAGTCACGTCTTTAACGTGGACACAGGTCCAGTACTGTTCCACATCAGGCGGTGATAAAGAGGGATCTCCAGCAGGTCCTGTAGAGCCCACTGACAAAAACCAAACTACACAGTCCTCTGCAAAAACAGCTGGTAA CAAAAATCGAAGTCTGACGAAAGCAGAGAGCATTCAAGTAAAAG tacGGGCTGTCTTGAAAAAAAGGGAATATGGTAGCAAATACACCCAGAATAATTTCATTACCGCAGTTAGAGCTATGAACGAGTTCTGCCTCAAACCCAG TGATCTCGAGCAGCTCAGGAAAATCCGTCGACGTAGTCCCCATGATGACACCGAAGCCTTCACCGTCTTCCTGCGATCAGACGTGGAGGCAAA AGCGCTGGATGTATGGGGAAGTCAAGAGGCCCTTGCTAGAGAGAGAAATCTCAGGAAAGAGGTGGAAAGGGAGTACCAAGAAA ACATATTTAGAAATCAGCAGCTGTTGAAGGAGTACAAAGACTTCTGGGGGAACACAAAG CCTCGGTCGAGGAAGAGAGCGACATTTCTACAAGGACCAGGAAAAGTTGTGATGGTGGCTATATGCAT aaatggactgaattttttttttaagctgttgGCGTGGGTTTATACAGGATCTGCCAGTATGTTTTCTGAAGCCATCCACTCACTGGCTGATACCTGCAATCAG GCGCTCCTTGCACTAGGCATCAGCCAGTCTGTCCGGAACCCAGACGCCATCCATCC GTATGGCTTCTCCAACATGCGCTACATCGCCTCTCTCATCAGCGGAGTTGGTATCTTCATGATGGGCGCTGGCTTGTCCTGGTATCATGGGATTATGGGACTCCTGCACCCTCAGCCAATAGAATCACTGCTCTGG GCTTATTGCATATTAGCAGGATCTCTGGTATCTGAAGGAG CTACACTATTGGTGGCCATTAACGAGATCAAGAAGAGTGCGCATAAACAAGGCCTGTCCTTTTATGAGTACG TGATGCAGAGTCGAGACCCCAGCACTAACGTGGTCCTGTTGGAGGACGCTGCTGCTGTGCTCGGGGTGGTGCTGGCAGCTGGATGTATGGGACTAACGTCTCTCACAG GGAACCCGTACTATGACAGTCTGGGTTCTCTTGGTGTGGGTACACTATTAGGAACGGTTTCTGCGTTCCTCATCTACACTAACACAGAGGCTCTGCTGGGTCGTTCCATCCAGGCTGAGCATGTGCAGAAGCTCACAGAATTTCTGGAAAGCGACCCTGCTGTCAG GGCGATTCATGATGTTAAAGCAACAGATATGGGGCTGAGCAAAGTGCGCTTCAAGGCAGAGGTGGACTTTGATGGGCGGGTGGTGACACGCTCATACCTGGAGAAGCAAGACATTGAACAGATCCTCAAC GACATTCAGCAGGTGAAGACGCCAGAGGAGCTGGAGAACTTCATGTTGAAGCATGGAGAGAACATTATTGACACCTTAGGAGCAGAGGTGGACCGTCTAGAGAAAGAACTTAAG AAACGTAATCCTGAGGTCCGGCATGTGGATCTGGAGATTTTATAA
- the tomm5 gene encoding mitochondrial import receptor subunit TOM5 homolog has protein sequence MFKIEGLGPKMDPEEMKKKMREDVITSVRNFLIYVALLRVTPYVLKKLDSI, from the exons ATGTTTAAAATCGAGGGGCTTGGGCCGAAGATGGACCCGGaggagatgaagaaaaaaatgcgCGAGGATGTCATTACGTCTGTTCGCAACTTTTTGATTTACGTTGCGCTTCTGAGAGTCA caccTTATGTTTTGAAGAAGCTTGACAGCATATGA
- the grhpra gene encoding glyoxylate reductase/hydroxypyruvate reductase, with protein sequence MSAQQMLKVFVTRRIPQEGMKILQKAGMCDLSVWDSDEPVPRAELLKEVAGSHGLLCLLSDKIDAEVLDAAGPNLKVISTLSVGFDHLAIDEIKKRGIRVGYTPDVLTDATAELTVALLLATARRLPEGVEEVKNGGWSTWKPLWLCGYGLSGSTVGVIGLGRIGLAIARRLKPFGVKRLLYTGRQPKPQAQEVDGEYVSLDTLVSESDFVVISCSLTPDTKDLCNKNFFSKMKKTSIFINTSRGAVVNQEDLFEALSSGQIAAAGLDVTSPEPLPTDHPLLTLKNCVVLPHIGSATYFTRGVMSELTANNLLAGLTGSEMPSELKL encoded by the exons ATGAGCGCGCAGCAGATGCTGAAAGTGTTCGTCACGAGACGCATTCCTCAGGAGGGCATGAAAATACTCCAGAAAGCCGGGAT GTGTGATTTGTCAGTGTGGGACTCTGATGAACCTGTGCCCCGGGCAGAGCTCCTGAAGGAGGTCGCAGGCTCTCATGGGCTCCTCTGTTTACTCTCAGACAAAATTGATGCTGAGGTCTTGGATGCGGCTG GACCAAACTTGAAAGTGATCAGCACTCTTTCTGTGGGATTTGACCATCTCGCCATAGATGAGATAAAGAAACG AGGGATACGAGTAGGCTACACTCCTGATGTCTTGACGGATGCTACTGCTGAGCTGACAGTGGCTCTGCTCTTGGCCACCGCCCGACGTCTTCCCGAGGGTGTAGAGGAAGTGAAAAA tggcGGCTGGAGCACATGGAAGCCTCTGTGGCTTTGTGGTTACGGTCTTTCAGGCAGTACTGTTGGTGTCATTGGTTTGGGCCGCATAG GTTTGGCTATCGCAAGGCGACTAAAGCCTTTCGGAGTGAAGAGACTACTGTACACAGGCAGACAACCCAAACCACAGGCCCAAGAGGTTGATGGGGAATATG TGTCTTTAGACACCCTGGTGAGCGAGAGTGATTTTGTGGTGATTTCCTGTTCTTTGACTCCTGACACTAAGGACCTTTGCAACAAAAACTTCTTCAGCAAGATGAAGAAAACATCAATCTTTATCAACACCAGCAG AGGGGCGGTTGTGAATCAAGAGGACTTGTTTGAAGCCCTCAGCAGTGGTCAGATTGCAGCAGCTGGACTTGATGTTACAAGCCCTGAACCTCTGCCCACTGACCACCCACTGCTGACCCTTAAAAACTGTG TGGTTCTCCCTCACATCGGCAGCGCCACCTACTTCACACGTGGAGTTATGAGTGAACTGACAGCAAACAACCTTCTGGCAGGCCTGACAGGCTCTGAAATGCCCAGTGAGCTCAAACTGTAA